A window of the bacterium genome harbors these coding sequences:
- a CDS encoding radical SAM protein yields the protein MPIHETLAKSILIKYKKVDSWFLSGYGMNLYRGCTHNCAYCDGRAEKYRVEGEFGHDVVVKTNAPELLEKALNPGRKRKPMKRAFILVGGGVGDTYQPSEKHYQLASPILRIIQQFHYPVHLLTKSTLVERDLPLLVEMNRTQRVLVSMSFSSTDDNVSAVFEPGCDPPTKRLSVLAKMKKAGLATGMFLLPVIPGVTDTEKEMSESLAQAREVGVGFVLFGGMTLKAGAQQDHFRDVLGKKYPGLQTLYDKIYTGDIWGNAQPDYAMEIQRRFNRLAGKYKLARRMPPAIYTKFLSDNDRVMVMLEHLDYLLKSEGKKSPYGYAAYSISKLEGSIKEKKNSLRTLSGVGPVTEKIINEILDTGTCRYLTGML from the coding sequence ATGCCAATACATGAAACACTTGCCAAAAGTATCCTAATCAAATATAAAAAAGTTGATTCATGGTTTTTGTCCGGTTATGGCATGAATTTATACCGCGGCTGCACACATAATTGTGCCTATTGCGACGGCCGGGCGGAAAAATACCGGGTTGAGGGTGAGTTTGGGCATGATGTGGTTGTGAAAACGAATGCCCCTGAATTATTGGAAAAAGCGTTGAACCCCGGCCGGAAGCGCAAACCTATGAAGCGCGCTTTCATTTTAGTTGGCGGCGGCGTGGGGGATACATACCAACCTTCAGAAAAGCACTATCAATTAGCATCCCCTATTCTTCGTATTATTCAGCAGTTTCATTATCCTGTTCATTTGTTAACCAAGTCGACTTTGGTGGAACGCGATTTACCTCTGTTGGTGGAGATGAATCGAACGCAGCGTGTGCTGGTCAGTATGAGCTTTTCTTCCACAGATGATAATGTCAGTGCGGTTTTTGAACCTGGCTGCGACCCGCCTACCAAGCGACTTTCAGTATTGGCGAAAATGAAAAAAGCCGGATTGGCAACCGGGATGTTTCTTCTGCCGGTGATTCCCGGAGTTACAGATACTGAAAAGGAAATGTCAGAGTCTTTAGCGCAAGCCCGTGAGGTTGGGGTTGGTTTTGTGCTTTTTGGCGGCATGACATTGAAGGCCGGTGCTCAGCAGGATCATTTTCGGGATGTTCTTGGAAAAAAATATCCCGGTCTGCAAACTCTGTACGATAAAATATACACCGGTGATATCTGGGGAAATGCACAGCCTGATTACGCCATGGAAATTCAGCGGCGATTCAATAGGTTGGCGGGAAAATATAAACTTGCAAGGCGCATGCCGCCTGCGATATACACAAAATTTCTTTCGGATAACGACCGGGTCATGGTGATGCTGGAGCATCTGGATTATTTGTTGAAATCGGAAGGGAAAAAATCACCTTATGGTTATGCGGCCTATTCGATATCAAAATTGGAAGGATCAATTAAGGAAAAAAAGAATTCATTACGTACTCTTTCCGGTGTGGGACCGGTTACGGAAAAAATCATCAATGAAATTTTAGATACCGGGACGTGCCGGTATTTGACGGGGATGTTGTGA
- a CDS encoding MGMT family protein, translated as MSQSIGLIISCHRNIGSNGEMVGYGGGIPGKKRLLKLEQDNANT; from the coding sequence ATGAGTCAATCAATTGGGTTGATTATTTCTTGTCATCGGAATATTGGAAGCAATGGCGAAATGGTTGGCTATGGCGGAGGAATTCCGGGGAAGAAAAGATTGTTGAAATTAGAGCAAGATAATGCCAATACATGA